The window AGTTATTAAAGAAACCGGATTTTTCCGGTTTCTTTTTTTTGCATAGTCAGCACTTAAGTAGTAGTGATTCATGATCTAAGGAGCTGCCAGCAATGAGGATAGGATTAAAGACTAAGACAATAGTGAGTGTTCTGCTTATGTGTGCCATTATGCTGATAGCAACACTGAGCGGAATTAATCAATTTATGAATCAGAATTCTTATTTGATTGAAAAATCTTTGGCTAATAAGAATTTTGATCGTGCTTCATATGCAATTTCAAAATCAGCTGATGATTTAAGTCACCTTTGCCGTAACTTGGCATGGCGGGATGACTCCTATAAGTTTATGGAAGATCATAATGAAAAATTTATCAGCTCAAATTTTGTTCCGGATATGTTCAACACATTTGATTTAGATTTCATTTTGTTTATCGATAGTAATGGGAAAATATTTGAAACATATTTCCCTGTAAGAAATGATACAATTTTAGGTTGTTTTTTACTTAATGGATGCAGTGGAAATGAATTAGTGAAGTCCGTCGGTCCTGAAGGGGCATCAGGTCTTATACGAATTTCCCATTCAATCGTGCAGTTTTCAGCTCAGAAAATATTTAACAGCTTAAAAACTAAAGATCCTCGTGGAACTTTAGTTATGGGGCGTTTTTTCGGTGACAATGATATTGCTGAATTAGGAAGAAATCTTCGTATGGACCTTTCACTGACAGAATTACGAAGTAAAGATGGAAAAGAAGTTTTTTTTGAACATTCAGGCATTCGTGGGAGTTCTCTCATAGCATATAAGGTCCTGCATGATACTTTTGGTAAACAGTTAGTTTTACTTAGAATGAAAGCCTACGAAGGGTTTAATTCCATGGGTAAATCTATGAATCTTGGGCTTTCCCTTTATATGATTGCTGTCTTGCTGTGTCTTGGCATTTGTACATATTTCTTTGTAAATTTTATTTTTGTGTCGAGAGTTAGAAAGCTGAAATCTCAACTTGATGGAACCAGAACAGTGAGAGCTGGTGGCAAGAGAGACAGGTTGCAGGTGATTTTAAGCGGCGATGATGAGCTGACGGATCTTTCCAAATCAATAAATGAGACGCTGCAGCTTGTGCAGGAAGAAAAAGAACGTGCTGAAGGTGCAAATAGAGTTAAAAGTGAATTCTTAGCAAATATGAGTCATGAGATTCGCACTCCTATGCATTCGATTCTCGGAATGGTTGAGCTGCTTAAAGAAACAAAACTCGATGATGAGCAAAAATATTTTTTGGAAGTAGCAGGTACTGCCGGAGAATCATTGCTTGAAGTTATTAATGATGTTCTGGAAATTTCTAAAATTGAAGCCGGGCATTTGGAAATAGAGAAACATCAGTTCATACTTCGCGAAATGATCGAAAGAGTCGTATCCGTACTTAATGTTGAGGCAAGCAAAAAAGGTCTTAAGATTATCTGCAATATTGAAAATGAAGTTCCGGAAATAGTAACCGGTGACCCAACCAGGATCAGGCAGGTCTTAACTAATTTAATAAGTAATTCCGTAAAATTTACAGGGAAAGGGATTGTCGATGTTCGGGTTGTTGTCGGTGAGGACGGCAATATTGTTTTTTCCGTTTCGGATACAGGTATTGGAATACCTGCGGATAAAATAAGTGCGATTTTTGAAAGCTTTACCCAGGCTGATTCATCAACTTCACGGAAATACGGTGGAACGGGCTTAGGGCTTCCTATCTCCCGAAAGTTAGTCGAAATGATGGGGGGTAAGCTTTCAGCCGAAAGCACTGTTGGTGTTGGATCAAAATTTTCTTTCTTTGTTAATTTAAAATATTAAGACGATATCAGCTTTAAAGATTGATTATTGCAATTGCAATTGACTTTATCTATATGGTAGTTATTTGTAATGTAAACCCGAAACAATCTTGAGAGGTTTGATATGTCGAATTTATTAGCTCTTGCCGGAATTTTTGCCGGTGTATTTATCTTGCTTAAGGTGGTGCTGCCAAAGTTAGGCATCAGCCCCTGACAGCCTTCTGGCGGCTGCCGTGATCAGCAGTGCACACTGGAAGACAGGCCGAAGCAGAAAGACGATTAGTTTATGACAATTTATGAGTAAAGTTTTTATTAAAAGCCCTTGGACTTTGTTCAAGGGCTTTTGTTTTTATCAAATGTATGCACTGCGCATGCAGTTAATCAGGGTTTTAATCCGGCAGTCATATGTATGTTCGGCCATAATTCTTTTTCGTGCTGCTTTTATTATTTTATTTCGCAAGTCCGGGTGGGCAGAATATTTTTCGATCAATTCAGGTATTTCGTCTAAACTATAGTAGACTGCTATTTCTTTTTCCGGTTCAAATAATTTTTCCATTTGGTATCTATGATCTGTCAGAATAAACCCGTTACATGCTGGAACATCAAAGACTCTCTGATTGACAGCTCCTTTCATCTGCTGACTTGTGCAGTTGAAATTAATCTTTGAACAAGGATAAAAGCGGGGAAGATCTTCATAGTATGAAAGCTCTGAATGATATTCCCATGATTTTTCGTTTTTAAGAAGTTCATTCCAGCCGTTGTCTCCTACTATCATCGGTGAAAATCTTAGTGTCTGCTTTACACATTCAAGTCGATATTCGAGTGTTGCCTGCCAGATAATAAGTGTTTCAAAAGCTAGTTTTCTGTATGGAGAGTCCAGCTTCTCATAGTTTTGGATAAGCTCTGGAAAATCCGTCTTTAAATAATTATAAACTGACGGTTCGGATTTATTTGCAAATTCATGTGCAATTTCTTTCCAGCGAAGTTTCAATAGATCATCAAGCTTTGCGGCTTCAAGGCGGCGTGCTGTTTTATGAACCATTGAATTACCGACAAAAGAGACATCTCTGTCCCACTTGGGCTCACTGCACCCGTTACTTGGCTTGAATCGTGTCTGATCTGTTCCGAGCGGAAGGTGAAAAATATTTTCAAACCCCATATCCCTTAGAGAATCCATTCGGTCAGCATCCCACGTAAATATGGCCGTATTGATGTCAGCCTGTGCTTTATACAGCGGAAGCAGTAGCATAGGATTATCGACAAACCAAGAGGCTAAAGGAATATTGAACTTGTGAAGTAAGTTATTTAAGACACCTTCTTGATCAACACCTAAGTGATTAACGGTCAGAACAAAATCCGGCCTGAAAATGTTAAGCGCAGAAGAAATTCTCGAGACAAAGGCTTCAAGGTCCATCTCTTTGGCGTCCATATTGATGAACATGTGGGGAATGGATTGCCTTTCACAGGCCGCGACGATTTCACCCATCAAAAAATACTGGCTTGTCAGGAGAAGTATTCTAGGATTTTCAGATTGGAACTTCGGCCATGACGGAGTTTGAGATTCAATTGCGGAACCTGACTCAATAAGCCTGGTTACTTCTGCATAAAATGGTGAAAGTCTGAGGTAAAAATGGATAGTAAGCAGCTGAATTTCAAGGTTGTATTGACGTTTGAGTTCTAAAATATGTCTGACTGCATTGGCCGGTGAAGAAGTATTTATCCAGCAGACATTCTGATGATTTTGAAATTTTCTCTTTAAATCACTGACAGCAAGAATCGGTTCTTCACAGTCAAGTATGAGCAGTGGTCGTTTTGTCTGTTCAAGTAAAATCTGTGCGGCAATTCCGAGTCCTGATCCTATGAGAAGCGGTATTTTTTCCGCGGTGACTTCCGAGGCCAGTCTTGCCTCCTTCTCAGGTCCGAACTTTCCCCACATGTGTTTTGTTTTATTAGCTGCTGAAATGCATATGTCATGCAGGGCTGAATCTTTAGAGATAGCACGGACGGAGTAAGTCTTAATCATTTAAAAGTCCTACCATGAATCTGCCGCAGGTTTGTGATAGAAAAATTCAATCCTTCTATTTTTCTCTCTGTTGGCAGGAGTATCGTTTTTTACAAGCGGCTGGGTGTCTGCATATCCTACAGCTTTAAGCCTTTTGGTCGATATATCGCCATGCTCAGCTATATACCGTAAAGCTCTGGCCGCTCTTGCAGACGAAAGCTCCCAATTGGTCGGGAATTTTTCTGAACCTGTTTCAGAGTTGTCCGTATGGCCTCTGACAACCAGATCGTAATTATTCTCTTTAAGAACACTTATAACTTTGTTGAGGGTTTTTTCCGCACCTGGTTTTAATGTGGCTGTACCCGGCTGAAAAAGTGATGCGCTGTCAGTGCTCATCAAAACTCCGTCACGATCTGCATTTACACCTGAAGATTTTCTGGTGGCTGCGTCTTCATTAAGCAGTGCTTTAATGTGCAGGACAAGTCCGAGCAGTCGCTTGTCGTTGCTGTCCATTTTTATTTCTTTGCGCTCAAGATCCGAAGGAGTCAGTGCTAGAAAATCCGCTTCAGGTCGTTCAATTGTTACACCGAAAGCATCTTGAATTGACCCGAGAAGTTCTTTAAATTTTTCGGCATCATTTGACGCAAAAGATAAGAGTAATACAAAAAAGCACAATAAAAGAGTAACCATGTCCGCAAATGTTGCCATCCATGGTGGTAATCCTTCCTCTGGAGGCGGATCATTGTTTTTCGGCTTAAGAATTACTATTTTCGGCATGGCAGGCCTATATTTTAGGACATTGCGTCGCGCATGGCCGGAGCAAGGAATGCTTGAAGTTTTTCCTTTACGATAGAAGGGTGTTCACCTTTTTGGATAGCAATAACTCCTTCAACCATAATCTCCATGTAAAGTGATTCTTCAAAAGAGCGTTCTTCAAGTTTTTTGGCGAGAGGTAGAAAGACTACGTTGGCAAGAACTGCTCCGTAAAGAGTTGTCAGCAATGCAACTGCCATAGCAGGGCCGATAGCATCCGGGTTACTGAGGTTGGAAAGCATATTAACCAGACCTATCAGTGTACCGATCATACCGAAGGCTGGAGCCATCGCTCCCATCCCTTTCATTACAGACTGTCCTTGAAAATGCCGCTTCTTCATGAAATCAATTTCAATTTCCATGATAGCACGGACAATGCTGTCATCAGTACCGTCAGCCACAAGAATGACTCCTTTTTTCAGATAAGGGTCATCTATCGCAACTTTTTCCAGCGCGACAAGACTTTCTTTTCTTGCAGTTTCAGCAAGGGCGACAATTTGATCAATAATAGCTTTCGGATCGCGTGATTTAGCGAAGAATCCTTTCAGGGCGATTTTAAAAGCCTTCAGCACAACTCCCATCGGGAACATTATAAAGACCGAGGCAAATGTTCCTCCGAAAACGACAACAGCAGAAGGCGCATCAATAAAGCCTGCCGCATTTCCTCCCATCATGATGGTTGCGACAACGAGGCCTAATCCGCCGACAATTCCTATTAGAGTTGCAATATCCATAAGTGTTTATTTTTTTAGCGCGGGAGAACCCACTTTAATTTCATGGTTTTCGTAATAGAAAAAAACATTTTCCAATGGTTCATTCACCTGTAAAAATGCCTGCCCGATACTGATTTCAACACCAACTTTAACAATTCCCGGAACCATTATTCTGCATGTATCAAGTCTTGCAGTCTGTTCAAGCTTATTCCACAATTGCTTTTTTTTGTTCTTCAAGTAGCTTATTTTCACTTTACATTTATCAATTTTATCTTTGTATTCAATTTCAGAACTGGACCCGTTTGGAAGCTTGCCGGAGTAATCGGTTATCTGCTCAGTAAGCTTATCTATCTGCTCTGAAATTTTGTCTATCTGCAAGAGCATAAGCGGGCTGTAGCCGACAATTAACTGAGCCGGAGTGCTGAGACCTCCGCCAAGTTGTTCGCCCACATAAATGTACTGGTTGCTGTAACATGGTCCACCGCAAAGCCTGCCTTTGACAGCCAGTTTGCCTTCACAATAAATTTTAGTGTGCATGCAACTATTATCAATGATAATATTCTTACCGCTTACAAGCGTAGCATTTTCGCAAAATTTAGTCCTTAAACTATTTTTTGTTTCAATATGGGCTTCTCCGTGTCCCTTGATGCCCCCGTCGCATTTTAAAAATCCGCCTGCATTGACTTTTGCCCGTTCTATAACGCCTTTTACGTTGATATTGTAGGCTCTTATCTCTAGACCTGATTTGATTGAGCCATGCACAATCAAGTCGCCGACAAAGAAAATATTACCGGTGTTTAAACCTGCGTTCCCTCTGATATTGAGCAGTTCTTTTACTGTGATCAGCCCGTCATCATTATAAAAAACGTACCCGTTACGGGTAGCAATTAGTTGCTCACGATTTTCCGGATTGCTCGTGGTGT is drawn from Desulfovibrio gilichinskyi and contains these coding sequences:
- a CDS encoding ATP-binding protein, with amino-acid sequence MRIGLKTKTIVSVLLMCAIMLIATLSGINQFMNQNSYLIEKSLANKNFDRASYAISKSADDLSHLCRNLAWRDDSYKFMEDHNEKFISSNFVPDMFNTFDLDFILFIDSNGKIFETYFPVRNDTILGCFLLNGCSGNELVKSVGPEGASGLIRISHSIVQFSAQKIFNSLKTKDPRGTLVMGRFFGDNDIAELGRNLRMDLSLTELRSKDGKEVFFEHSGIRGSSLIAYKVLHDTFGKQLVLLRMKAYEGFNSMGKSMNLGLSLYMIAVLLCLGICTYFFVNFIFVSRVRKLKSQLDGTRTVRAGGKRDRLQVILSGDDELTDLSKSINETLQLVQEEKERAEGANRVKSEFLANMSHEIRTPMHSILGMVELLKETKLDDEQKYFLEVAGTAGESLLEVINDVLEISKIEAGHLEIEKHQFILREMIERVVSVLNVEASKKGLKIICNIENEVPEIVTGDPTRIRQVLTNLISNSVKFTGKGIVDVRVVVGEDGNIVFSVSDTGIGIPADKISAIFESFTQADSSTSRKYGGTGLGLPISRKLVEMMGGKLSAESTVGVGSKFSFFVNLKY
- a CDS encoding CgeB family protein produces the protein MIKTYSVRAISKDSALHDICISAANKTKHMWGKFGPEKEARLASEVTAEKIPLLIGSGLGIAAQILLEQTKRPLLILDCEEPILAVSDLKRKFQNHQNVCWINTSSPANAVRHILELKRQYNLEIQLLTIHFYLRLSPFYAEVTRLIESGSAIESQTPSWPKFQSENPRILLLTSQYFLMGEIVAACERQSIPHMFINMDAKEMDLEAFVSRISSALNIFRPDFVLTVNHLGVDQEGVLNNLLHKFNIPLASWFVDNPMLLLPLYKAQADINTAIFTWDADRMDSLRDMGFENIFHLPLGTDQTRFKPSNGCSEPKWDRDVSFVGNSMVHKTARRLEAAKLDDLLKLRWKEIAHEFANKSEPSVYNYLKTDFPELIQNYEKLDSPYRKLAFETLIIWQATLEYRLECVKQTLRFSPMIVGDNGWNELLKNEKSWEYHSELSYYEDLPRFYPCSKINFNCTSQQMKGAVNQRVFDVPACNGFILTDHRYQMEKLFEPEKEIAVYYSLDEIPELIEKYSAHPDLRNKIIKAARKRIMAEHTYDCRIKTLINCMRSAYI
- a CDS encoding OmpA family protein gives rise to the protein MPKIVILKPKNNDPPPEEGLPPWMATFADMVTLLLCFFVLLLSFASNDAEKFKELLGSIQDAFGVTIERPEADFLALTPSDLERKEIKMDSNDKRLLGLVLHIKALLNEDAATRKSSGVNADRDGVLMSTDSASLFQPGTATLKPGAEKTLNKVISVLKENNYDLVVRGHTDNSETGSEKFPTNWELSSARAARALRYIAEHGDISTKRLKAVGYADTQPLVKNDTPANREKNRRIEFFYHKPAADSW
- a CDS encoding motility protein A, giving the protein MDIATLIGIVGGLGLVVATIMMGGNAAGFIDAPSAVVVFGGTFASVFIMFPMGVVLKAFKIALKGFFAKSRDPKAIIDQIVALAETARKESLVALEKVAIDDPYLKKGVILVADGTDDSIVRAIMEIEIDFMKKRHFQGQSVMKGMGAMAPAFGMIGTLIGLVNMLSNLSNPDAIGPAMAVALLTTLYGAVLANVVFLPLAKKLEERSFEESLYMEIMVEGVIAIQKGEHPSIVKEKLQAFLAPAMRDAMS
- a CDS encoding FapA family protein, with amino-acid sequence MPRLKHFFNPDFDHQHLTPTQKDDGSVDFYNIGYVQSVVIGQVLAQWEDDDNGEISSEYRSYHEKKFPRGPNTTSNPENREQLIATRNGYVFYNDDGLITVKELLNIRGNAGLNTGNIFFVGDLIVHGSIKSGLEIRAYNINVKGVIERAKVNAGGFLKCDGGIKGHGEAHIETKNSLRTKFCENATLVSGKNIIIDNSCMHTKIYCEGKLAVKGRLCGGPCYSNQYIYVGEQLGGGLSTPAQLIVGYSPLMLLQIDKISEQIDKLTEQITDYSGKLPNGSSSEIEYKDKIDKCKVKISYLKNKKKQLWNKLEQTARLDTCRIMVPGIVKVGVEISIGQAFLQVNEPLENVFFYYENHEIKVGSPALKK